Within the Oncorhynchus kisutch isolate 150728-3 linkage group LG13, Okis_V2, whole genome shotgun sequence genome, the region GCACccaattccctttatagtgcactttaGTAGtgcttttgaccatggcccatagaaAGTCACTATTGTACCAAAACTTGGGGGAAGTGATGGGGTCAATTCCCTGTTCAATTCAATCAATTCATTTTCAAATGCATGAATAGAATGTCAACAATCTCCCTGAACTGAAAATGGAATGAACCCCAACTCTGTTTCCAGACTTATATTAGTGTAGTATTAGTGTAGTTGTGGAAAGCACGTTCACTTTTATTGATCGGGTGATGGATTCAGgtggtgtgtgtctttctgtttgtgtgtgtgtgtgtgtgtgtgcgtgtgtgtgtgtgtgtgtgtgtgtgtgtgtgtgtgtgtgtgtgtgtgtgtgtgtgtgtgtgtgtgtgtgtgtgtgtgtgtgtgtgtgtgtgtgtgtgtgcgtgcgtgcgtgtgtgtgtgtctcaccagtcGCTGGCAGCCCTCTACGATGATGAGTTTCTGCTGGGGGGAGGTCCTGGCAAACACAATCTCAGTGTGGTTTCTAAGGATGTCGTCCATCTGATCCTGAGACAATTCCTTCAGGTCTGTACCATGGATCACACAAGCCTTGGCGtccctggagacacacacacattagaataGCTAGCTTGGATCCACAGAGGCAGGGCGAAAGTGACATGAGAGTGAAAATGAACGAGAGCAATGAATTAGCAGAACAGGATCCTGTGTGGCCTCACCGTCATTGTGAAatgatgtactgtgtgtgtgtgtgtgtgtgtgtgtgtatgtgtgtatgtgtgtatgtgtgtgtgtgtgcgtgtatgggtgcgtgtgtgggtgcgtgcgcgtgtgtgtgtctcatgtTTCTCACCTTGGGTTGACCTGGCTGACAGGGATATTGAGGCGAGAGGCGATGTCCTCCACTGTCTCGTTGCCCTCGGAGATGATGCCCACGCCCTTAGCGATGGCCTTGGCAGTGATTGGATGATCACCTGTCACCATGATGACTTTGATGCCAGCCGAACGGCATTTTCCCACAGCGTCGGGCACGGCGGCACGGGGAGGGTCAATCATGGACATGAGGCCCACGAAGCACAGGCTCTCTGTGGTGAAGTTAACGTCATCACAGTCGAAGGCAAAGCCCTTGGGGTACTGGTCCTCTGGCATTAGCAGGTGGCAGAAACCTGGGGAATGACAAGAGGTGCTAGCTTTATTTACCTGTTCTACTCATTCTCTACTAAATCAGTCAATCCTTCAGCTCTCACTTCTGTTCATCATTAGATACGGTACATTTGACCCATTCTCCATGAACCAACATCCTGAccttccccccttccctcttcctcctgcctcttcctctctctctccccctccctctaatAACCCTCCCCACTCCTCTTATGCATTTTGGAAGGCCCATTTCTTTCTCTTCCTTCTTCACATCCTTTCCCTCCACAtacactctatctctctcaccccccccccccccccccaccaccaccaccaccacctcttcctcactctccctgtctcaccgagtactctctctcccagtcctccCAGCTCCATGTAGGCGTTCTGGAAGGATTCCTTCATCTCCTCGTCCATGGGCTGCTCCTTGCCctggatgatgatggtggtgcaGCGGTCCAGGATCCTCTCTGGGGCTCCCTTCATCACCAGCAGGTAGCGGTTGTCATTGGGATCCTCTGTCTCGTGAACTGAGAGCTGTGGGGTTGGTTGAGcatggtaggggagagagagagaaataggtggGAAGAAGGGGGAGAGGTGAGATCGGACACGGTCACGGTGTTAGAAACCAATCCATTtgagtgttgttgtgtttgtgcgtgtgcacacgtgtgtgttACGTACCTGGTACTTGTTGGTGGAGTTGAATGGGATCTCGGCCACCTTCTTGTTCTTCTCCCTTATTTGTTTGACAGAGCCACAGGACAGCTCGATACACTTGAGCAGGGCAGACTCGGAGGCATCACCAGCGGTGTCCCTCTTCAGGATGGGCAGTTGGTCCTGGCCGGCTTTGAACACGGCGCGGTTGCAGAGAGCTGCGACGCGAGCCAAGGCAGCCCATGAGGCTGAGGTCTTGTCGAAGGAGGcacctggagagagaggtggCCGATTAGAGATGATAAAACAATATCAATTCCTAGCCTGTAATTAAACTGTACTTGTCTGTGTAACTACCATGTGAATACATAGGTTAATGAACTACTTAAAATCAAGAGGGATTCCTATACTTAAAATTGTCTCTAAATGTGACTGTGACCCAAACTTGAACCCTAACACCAACATCCAGCCCAAACTCCAGCTCTAACACTAACTCCAACCAAAACAATAACTCTAATactaactctaacactaactcTAACATTAACTCTAACACTAACTCTAACATTAACTTCAAAACTAACTCCAACCAAAACGCAAACTCTAACACTAACTATAATATTAACTCTAACACAAACTCTAACATTAACTCTAAAACTAACTCTAACATTAACTCTAACATTAACACCAACATTAACTCTAAcactaactctaacactaactaacattaactctaaaactaactctaacactaactctaacactaactctaacattaactctaacactaactctaactctaaatctagcattaactctaacactaactctaactctaaatctagcataaactctaacactaactctaacattaactctaacactaactaacattaactctaaaactaactctaacactaactctaacactaactctaacactaactctaacactaactctaacactaactctaacactaactctaactctaaatctagcattaactctaacactaactctaactctaaatctagcattaactctaacactaactctagcattaactctaacactaactaacattaactctaaaactaactctaacactaactctaacactaactcTTACATTAACTCTTACATTAACTCTTACATGAACTCTATCTCTAAATGCTAGCGCACATCACACTGAATGTGGATCTAACATTCGCCAGCCAATCTTTCAGTGCGCCAACATTTTTCACCCTCGGTTCTACTTGTAAAATTATTTCTCAAATTatgttcagaggtgctaagtactcttGGCCAGAAAACGCTATTGGTGTGTCTGGGCCCTAACATTATATCTAACactaactccaaccctaaccctcctgatCTCCTCTTACCAGACTGGTCCTCTGTGGTGTCAGCCTCGTGGATCTGGTTGTCGAACCACATGTGGGCCACAGTCATCCTGTTCTGGGTCAGTGTGCCAGTCTTGTCGGAGCAGATGGTGGAGGTGGAGCCTAGGGTCTCCACAGCTTCCAGATTCTTGACCAGGCAGTTCTTCTTAGCCATACGCTTGGCAGTCAGAGTCAGACACACCTAGAGCACAGAGACAGATGAAAGACAGGGGTTATCCAGGAGCCAGAATGAAGGAGCGTACTGGTACGAACAAACTAGAAAGGGTCCTTATTCTGGAGAAAATGAGTGTGCTTCTTCAGCTGTCTAGTTGGTCTGGAGATCTATAATGTATTTCTGTAGAGCTATCATTGGTCTGGATCTAGTCTCAATCAATGTCTTATTATATTAATTGTGTAGTTCGCTGTCTAGTTGGTCTAAATCTACAGTCTAGTTGATCTAGAATGAATCTCATTTACAGTATgcaaatgtgacatttcagtcctttattttgtatatatttgcaaaaaattctaaaaacctgcttttgctttgtcattgtgaggtattgtgtgtagattgatgaggggaaaaaggtAAAggtttctgaatactttctgaatgcaccgtgtATAATACAtgatatttagcagatgcttttatccaaagcgacttacagccaTGAGTGCATAGATGTTACGTATGGCTGTCCCCGGGAGTCAAACCCACTATCTTTGCATTGCAAgcgccgtgctctaccaactaaacTGAGGAGGACCACTAGAATCTGAAGTCTAGAGGTCAGGTATGAGGTTCAGTCGAGTTTCAGAGAGAAACAGCCATAGAGGGGAAGGGTCAGATGGAGAGGGGACCATGGTCACTCACAGTGACAGTAGCCAGTAAGCCCTCAGGGACATTGGCCACAATGATGCCGATGAGGAAGATGACGGCCTCCAGCCAGGTGTATCCCAGGCAGACGGCCAGGATGAAGAAGGTGATGCCCAGGAACACAGCCACGCCTGTGATCAGGTGGATGAAGTGCTCGATCTCCTTGGCGATGGGGGTCTTGCCCGACTCCAGACCGGAGGTGAGAGTGGCAATACGGCCCATGACGGTACGGTCGCCGGTACACACCACAATGCCACGCGCCGtacctgagagggagagagagagagagagagagagagagagagagagagagagagagagagagagagagagagagagagagagagagagagggagagagaaagagagagagggagagagagagagagagagagagagagagagagagagagagagagagagagagagagagagagagagagagagagagagagagagagagagagagagcgagagcgagagagagagaaagagagagagagagggaatattaATTCAGGAAAATAGAGGTTGAAATGAGAGAAGAGAACTAAGGCGGGAACTCTTGTACGCTTATGTGGGTAACTTCTGTGTCAACAGCAGCTCTATGGTATAATATTACGTTTGAATCAGCTTAGCTGAACCAGTCAAAAGCTTAGCAAGCCTTAGTGCTGCTGGGGTGCAGCATCCAATACTGCAGTAGGACCCTGTTGACTGAATTTGATATGCCGAGTCTGACACGCAGGAATAGAGAAAAGAGGATAGGAGACTTGTCGGGGACAGAACAgctgatgtgtctgtctgtttgtctgtgagtTAGCCGTTTCTACGGTTACCTTCAACGCAATTGGTAGAGAAGAAAGCGACATTGCGGGTCTCCAGGGGGTTGTCATGGGTACAGTCAGGTGACCTGCTCTGGGGTTCTGATTCACCAGTCAGGGAGGAGTTATCCACCTATAGGAGAAGGACAAAACCAAGAAGGACAAAAAATGTTATGTAAAATGTGtagctgtgtgagtgtgtaataTATGaactatgtatgtgtgtgtgtgtgagtgtatggtaCCTTGCAGCCGTGAGCAGAGACGACTCTGAGGTCGGCGGGgatcctgtctcctcccttcacCTCCACCAGGTCTCCTGCCACCACCTCCTCAGCGTTGATCGTCATCTTCTCGCCCTCACGGATCACCAGCGCTTGCTACAGGGAGAACACAGAAGGAGGGTTAGATAGTCCATACACGCATTcatttattcacacacacacatcactgggGGAATTAGACTGCCATTGTGTGACTTCGTAGCATAGGGTctacatttcacacacacacacacccacccacccacccacccacccacccacccacccacccacccacccacccacacacacacacacacacacacacacacacacacacacacacacacacacacacacacacacacacacacacacacacacacacacacacacacacacacgtgtttacCTGGGGCACCATGTTCTTGAAGGACTCCATGATTTTGGAGCTCTTGGCCTCCTGGAAGTAGGAGAAGCATCCGGTGACCACGACGACAACAGAGAGCACGATACCCAGGTacaactgaggagagagagagagagacaggaaatccCATTGTCACACTGTGTACACTGCAGGTCAACGCATAACAGGAGTATTTAGCTTCAAACTGAACACAGACCACCGCGGTAATAGTCACTAGACTAGATGATCATGCAAAAATAGAAAAAGGTGCAAGTACATTAGCCATTTGGGTGTATGTTAGAATTAAGGCTTGGGACTGGCGCTgctggcagtgtgtgtgaggtTTGGTCAACTTAGGTATGTGTGATTCAGCTGTGTGTGGCTCAAACTGTCCCTTATTCTGTGGCTGTGTTTACGTTTAGTGTTtgggtgcatgcgtgtgtgcgtgggtgtgcttgtgtgtgaCTCACGTTGTCTCCTGCCGGCTCGTCCTCGGTGGCGGCCTGGATGGCGTAGGCCAGGAAACAAAGGATGGCGCCGGTCCACAGCAGG harbors:
- the LOC109901771 gene encoding sodium/potassium-transporting ATPase subunit alpha-3-like isoform X1; translation: MGYGRSDSYRVATTQDKDGKSSPSKKNKKGKDMDELKKEVPITEHKMSIEECCRKFNTDIVQGLTNAKAAEFLIRDGPNCLTPPPTTPEWIKFCRQLFGGFSILLWTGAILCFLAYAIQAATEDEPAGDNLYLGIVLSVVVVVTGCFSYFQEAKSSKIMESFKNMVPQQALVIREGEKMTINAEEVVAGDLVEVKGGDRIPADLRVVSAHGCKVDNSSLTGESEPQSRSPDCTHDNPLETRNVAFFSTNCVEGTARGIVVCTGDRTVMGRIATLTSGLESGKTPIAKEIEHFIHLITGVAVFLGITFFILAVCLGYTWLEAVIFLIGIIVANVPEGLLATVTVCLTLTAKRMAKKNCLVKNLEAVETLGSTSTICSDKTGTLTQNRMTVAHMWFDNQIHEADTTEDQSGASFDKTSASWAALARVAALCNRAVFKAGQDQLPILKRDTAGDASESALLKCIELSCGSVKQIREKNKKVAEIPFNSTNKYQLSVHETEDPNDNRYLLVMKGAPERILDRCTTIIIQGKEQPMDEEMKESFQNAYMELGGLGERVLGFCHLLMPEDQYPKGFAFDCDDVNFTTESLCFVGLMSMIDPPRAAVPDAVGKCRSAGIKVIMVTGDHPITAKAIAKGVGIISEGNETVEDIASRLNIPVSQVNPRDAKACVIHGTDLKELSQDQMDDILRNHTEIVFARTSPQQKLIIVEGCQRLGAIVAVTGDGVNDSPALKKADIGVAMGISGSDVSKQAADMILLDDNFASIVTGVEEGRLIFDNLKKSIAYTLTSNIPEITPFLLFIIVNIPLPLGTITILCIDLGTDMVPAISLAYEAAESDIMKRQPRNPTRDKLVNERLISIAYGQIGMIQALGGFFSYFVILAENGFLPSILVGIRLNWDDRACNDLEDSYGQQWTYEQRKIVEFTCHTAFFVSIVVVQWADVIVCKTRRNSVFQQGMKNKILIFGLFEETALAAFLSYTPGMDVALRMFPLKPSWWFCAVPYSVLIFVYDEIRKLLIRRNPGGWVERETYY
- the LOC109901771 gene encoding sodium/potassium-transporting ATPase subunit alpha-3-like isoform X2 is translated as MGDKDGKSSPSKKNKKGKDMDELKKEVPITEHKMSIEECCRKFNTDIVQGLTNAKAAEFLIRDGPNCLTPPPTTPEWIKFCRQLFGGFSILLWTGAILCFLAYAIQAATEDEPAGDNLYLGIVLSVVVVVTGCFSYFQEAKSSKIMESFKNMVPQQALVIREGEKMTINAEEVVAGDLVEVKGGDRIPADLRVVSAHGCKVDNSSLTGESEPQSRSPDCTHDNPLETRNVAFFSTNCVEGTARGIVVCTGDRTVMGRIATLTSGLESGKTPIAKEIEHFIHLITGVAVFLGITFFILAVCLGYTWLEAVIFLIGIIVANVPEGLLATVTVCLTLTAKRMAKKNCLVKNLEAVETLGSTSTICSDKTGTLTQNRMTVAHMWFDNQIHEADTTEDQSGASFDKTSASWAALARVAALCNRAVFKAGQDQLPILKRDTAGDASESALLKCIELSCGSVKQIREKNKKVAEIPFNSTNKYQLSVHETEDPNDNRYLLVMKGAPERILDRCTTIIIQGKEQPMDEEMKESFQNAYMELGGLGERVLGFCHLLMPEDQYPKGFAFDCDDVNFTTESLCFVGLMSMIDPPRAAVPDAVGKCRSAGIKVIMVTGDHPITAKAIAKGVGIISEGNETVEDIASRLNIPVSQVNPRDAKACVIHGTDLKELSQDQMDDILRNHTEIVFARTSPQQKLIIVEGCQRLGAIVAVTGDGVNDSPALKKADIGVAMGISGSDVSKQAADMILLDDNFASIVTGVEEGRLIFDNLKKSIAYTLTSNIPEITPFLLFIIVNIPLPLGTITILCIDLGTDMVPAISLAYEAAESDIMKRQPRNPTRDKLVNERLISIAYGQIGMIQALGGFFSYFVILAENGFLPSILVGIRLNWDDRACNDLEDSYGQQWTYEQRKIVEFTCHTAFFVSIVVVQWADVIVCKTRRNSVFQQGMKNKILIFGLFEETALAAFLSYTPGMDVALRMFPLKPSWWFCAVPYSVLIFVYDEIRKLLIRRNPGGWVERETYY